The genomic segment GCAGTTTTATTTAATAAGTATTATAACTATAATAAATTACCAAATGCACTTGCATTCTTTAATGGTAAACGATTTGTACCATTCGTTGTTATCGCAGGCTCCAGCGTTGTTGCACTTTTATTTGTAATAGTTTGGCCATTTGCTCAATCAGTTATAAATGGATTTGGCAAATGGATTGCAACATCACAAAATACTGCACCATTTATTTCACCCTTTATATATGGTACGCTTGAGCGTCTATTACTACCTTTTGGACTTCATCATATGATTACAATACCAATAAATTATACAGATCTTGGTGGAGCATATAAAGTATTAACTGGAGCTAATGCAGGCAGTCTTATACTTGGACAAGATCCGCTTTGGCTTGCATGGGCTACTGACTTAGGTAACTTAAAAGCCGCTGGAGATATGAGTGCATATAATAACTTACTTGCAACAATTCATCCAGCACGTTTTAAAGTTGGCCAAATGATTGGCGGAGCTGGCTCCTTAATGGGTGTTGCACTTGCTATGTATAAAAGTGTACCAAATGAAAAACGATCAAAATATAAATCAGTATTTTTTTCAGCAGCCATTGCAGTTTTCTTAACAGGTGTTACTGAACCATTAGAATTCATGTTTATGTTTGTTTCACCAATATTATATGGTACTTATGCAGTTATGCAAGGCTTTGCATTTATGTGTGCGGACATATTTAATCTGCGAGTTCACAGTTTTGGTGTTATAGAGCTTGTAGCACGTATACCGATGATTGTAAAAGCAGGGATTATAGGTGATCTTATAAGATATGTACTGGTGACCGTCGTATTTTTCTGCATAAATTATGTTGTATCTAAATTTATGATCAAGAAATTTAATATAGCAACTCCAGGCCGTAACGGAAATGAAATTGATATGGAGGAAAATTCAATTGATTCTACTGTAAATCAAAAAGTTGAGGCTAGTAAAAAAGGAAGTCAAGCCGCAACCATTATTGAATTACTTGGAGGGAACGAAAATATTGTAGATGTGGACGCATGTATGACCCGTCTTCGTGTAACAGTAAAAGATAATTTATTAGTTGCCGAAGAAAATGAATGGAAAAAAAATAAGGCTTTAGCCTTAATAATTAAAGGTAAAGGGATACAGGCTATATATGGACCAAAGGCAGATGTTTTAAAATCGGATATTATAGATATATTAGGAGTCTAAAATGAAATTATTAACTTTAAATTGTCATTCTTGGATGGAAGAAAGCCCAAAAGAAAAGATGAGCATTATTGCAAATACTATAAAAGAAAAAAATTTTGATGTAATTGCCCTGCAAGAAGTAAATCAATCTATAAAGGAAAATATAGCCTTTAATAACATAAAACAAGATAATTTTGCTTTAGTTTTATTAAAAGAATTAGAGAACTTAGGATGCAAAGAATACTCAATGCTGTGGGATTTTTCTCATATAGGTTATGGAATATATGAAGAAGGGGTAAGTATTATAACTAAACATAAAATAATAGAAGAAGATTCTTACTCATTTTTCATAAGCAACAGCAAGGACTTGGATTTTTGGAAAACTAGAAAGGTCGTAAAAGCTTCAATTAGAATAAATAACGAAATTATAGATTTCTACTCTTGTCATTTAGGCTGGTGGCAAGATGAAGAAGAACCGTTCAGTCAGCAAGTAGATAAGTTACTTAATAATATGAAAAATGACAGATTAACATTCTTTATGGGAGATTTTAATAATAACGCTTTTGCATCAAATGAAGGCTATGATTATTTAATGAAAAAAGGAATAAAGGATACTTATACCCTCTCTAAGGAAAAAGATTGTGGTATAACTGTAAAAGGTAAAATAGATGGATGGGATTTAAATAAAAATGATTTAAGGCTGGATCTAATTTTAACAAATAAATGTGTAGATGTTAAATATTCTAAAGTAATATTTAATGGCAAAAACGACTTCGTGGTGTCAGACCATTATGGAGTAGAAATAGATACAAGTTTGGGGTTATTCCCCTAAAACGGAAGGGTTTTGAGTATGCTAAATTATTCAATAGTAAAGTGTAAAAACACACAAGAGATAATACTTGAAAACGGAATAATAAAAGTAATTATAGTCCCAGAGCAGGGTGGTAGGATTTTAGAGTTTTCAACAGAAAATTTAAATGTGTTATATAGAAATGCGAATCTTATAGGAATTAAAGGTGATATAAAAGCTGAATATATTCCAGAAAACTGGCTTAATTTTGGAGGATATAAAGGTTGGCCTGCTCCACAAACAAAATGGGCATGGCCTCCAATATTTGATATTGATTTAAATGTTTTTGAATACGACATAGCTAAGTTAGAAAATTCATTAGTAGTTACATTAAGTAGTCCTATATCAAACATTGTTGGTCTTAAATTTATAAGGGAAATATTATTTGAAGATAAATGTAATCATATAACTATAAAGGAAACCATAGTTAACTTAAATGAAGAACCAGTACAATGGGCAGTTTGGGGTAATACCCAAGCATTATCTCCTGGATATATAGATATAAAACTAAACTCTGACGTATTTATAGGAGGAATAACATTTTATCAAGATTTTGATATACCTTCAAACAATGCTTATTCTTTGAGAAAAGAAGATAGAAAAATTTTAAGATTGAATTGTAACAATGAAGAGAAGTTTAAAGTAGGTGTAGTAACAGATGATGCGATACTAAGATATTATTGCAGTGCATATAAACACAAAACCCTCTTACTTACGCAGAAATTTCAGTATGAAGGACAAGTTGTATATCCACATGGAAGTAATGTTGAAGTTTATGTGGATGATAAGCTAGCCTACACTGAGCTTGAAATTCTTGGAGGTATGAGCAGCATAATGCCAGGTGAAAGTAAAAGTATCCAAATGGTTTGGCAATTAGAATTAGTATAAATAATATAGCTTTTTTAGATATAAGTATTAAAAGTTTATTAATAATAAAAACTGGAGGTAAAAAGCAATGACAAAGATTAAGGCTTGTTTGTTTGATTTAGATGGGGTGATTGTAGATACTGCTAAATATCATTATTTAGCATGGAGAAGACTAGCTAAGGAATTAGGGTTTGATTTTACAAAGGAGCAAAATGAAAGCTTAAAAGGTATAAGTAGAATGGAATCTCTTAAAATACTTTTAAATATAGGAGGTTTAACTTTAACTGAAGCAGAAAAAATGACTCTTGCAGAGAAAAAGAATAATTGGTATCGTGAGTATATTTTAAAGATGACCCCTGATGAAATTTTACCTGGTACAGTGGAATTTTTAGAAGAATTAAAGAATAATGGGATTAAAATTGCACTAGGTTCTGCAAGTAAAAATGCCATGACCATATTAAATAATATAAAATTAGTTAATCACTTTGATGCAATAATCGATGGAACTAAAACAAGCAATGCAAAGCCCGATCCAGAAGTTTTCTTATTGGGTGCAAAGGAACTTGGTGTATCCCCTTCTGAATGTGTAGTTTTCGAAGATGCCAAGGCGGGTATTGAATCCGCAATAAATGCTGGAATGTATAGTGTTGGAATCGGCGATCCACTTGTTTTAAATAAAGCTAATATCGTTGTTTCTTCTTTGAAAGAAATGACATTTGAAAAATTAAATTATTAAACTATTAAATTTATTGTAAAGGAGACTCAATATGAAACAATATTTAAAATTAGATGAATGGAATATTATAGAGGAAGGTTTTAACCAAGATAATCATGAAGTATCTGAAGGAATTTTTAGTATAGGAAATGGGTATATGGGACAAAGAGCTAACTTCGAAGAAACGTACAGCGGAAAGTCTCTTCAGGGAAGTTATATGGCAGGAGTTTACTATCCGGATAAAACAAGAGTTGGCTGGTGGAAAAATGGATACCCAGAATATTTTGCAAAGGTATTAAATTCTACCAATTGGATTGGAATAGATGTTAGTGTTGATGGAGAAACACTAGACCTTGCAAAATGTGAAGTGAAAAATTTTGTGAGAATTTTAAATATGAAAGAAGGATATCTACATAGATGCTTTACCGCAAAGCTTACTAGCGGAAAAGAAGTAAATGTAGATGCAAAGAGATTTGTAAGTATTGCTGCAAAAGAAATAGGAGCAATTAGATATTCAATTACACCAGTTAATTTTGAAGGTACATTGTGTATATCCGCTTACTTAGATGGTGATATAAAAAATGCGGATTCTAATTATGATGAAAAATTTTGGGATGAAATCTCAAAGCAGTGCAATAAAGAACAATCATCTTTAATAGTAAAAACAAAAAAACTTGATTTTTATGTGTGTTCTTCAATGAAACTAGATATTTTTCGAGCAGATAAAAAGGTAGATTTTAATGCAGAATTTATAGAATCAGAAAAATTTGTAGGTAATATAGTTAGTTTAAATGTAAAACAAAATGAAGAAATCGTAGTGTATAAGTATGTTTGCAATGTAACTTCAAGAGATTACGCTGTAGAAGAATTATTGGCTGTTAATAGAAAATTTTTAGATAAAGCTTATGGAAGCGGTTTTGAATTATTACTTAAAGATCAAGCAATAGCTTGGGGTGAAAAATGGAAACAAAGCGATATTGTTATTGAAGGAGATGTTTCGGCGCAGCAAGCTATTAGATTTAATATTTTTCAATTGAATCAGACATATTCTGGAGAAGATGATAGATTAAACATAGGCCCAAAGGGTTTTACAGGAGAAAAATATGGTGGAAGTACTTATTGGGATACAGAAGCATATTGCATACCATTTTATTTAAGTACTGCTGATCCAAGTATATCTAGAAATCTTTTGCTTTATAGGTATAAGCAATTAGAAAAAGCTAAAGAAAATGCAAGAAAATTAGGTTTTACAAAAGGTGCTCTATATCCAATGGTTACTATGAATGGAGAAGAGTGTCACAATGAATGGGAAATAACTTTTGAAGAAATTCATAGAAATGGTGCTATAGCATATGGTATATATAATTATGTTAATTATACTGGAGATAAATGTTATTTAGGTCAATATGGATTAGAAGTATTAGTAGAGATCTCAAGATTCTGGGAAGAAAGAGTTAGTTTTGCTTCAAACAAAGGAAAATATGTAATACTTGGAGTTACTGGCCCTAATGAATATGAAAATAATTCAAATAATAACTGGTATACTAATAGAATTGCTGCTTGGACACTAGAATATACTACTTGTGTAATTAATCATTTAAAAAATAATGAACCTGGGAGATATTCAGAGTTAGTAAATAAATTAGGTTTAAAAGAAGCAGAAGTTAGTAAATGGCAAGATATCATTAAAAATATGTATTATCCAGTAGATGAAGAGCTAGGGATATTCATGCAACAAGATGGATATATGGATAAGCAGCAGATTCTTGTAAAAGACTTGGATCGCAAAAATTTACCATTAAATCAAAAATGGTCTTGGGATAGAATTCTTAGATCTTGCTTTATAAAACAAGCAGATGTATTGCAAGGAATATATTTTCTACAAGATAGATATGATTTAGATACCATAAGAAGAAATTTTGAATTTTATGAGTCAAGAACAGTACATGAGTCATCTTTATCTCCTTGTGTGCATACTATCCTTGCCGCAAAATTAGGAAAACATGAAAAAGCTTATGAAATGTATCTTAGAACTGCAAGACTAGATTTAGACAATTACAATAACGATACAAAAGATGGATGTCATATTACTAGTATGGCTGGAACTTGGATGTCCGTAGTTGAAGGCTTTGCTGGGATGAGAGTAAAAGATGGAAAGCTTCTTTTAAATCCTTTTATACCAAAAAATTGGAGTTCATTCTCTTTTAATGTTTTGTTTAGAGAATCATTACTTAAAATAAATATCAAAACACATAAAGTTATTATTACCAGCGAAAATAAGCAACAAATAACTTTATGCGTTAACGGTAAAGATTATACAATAAACGGAGAAATTGAAATTTCCTCTTAAAAATAAAAAACAGAAGGCTATTTTACTTTTAAAAAGTAAAATAGCCTTCTGTTTTCATTTTTTATTGATAAAATTATATTGAAAATCAGATGCGGACATTGGTTTTCCAAAACAAGCAATTAAAAACTTAGTAGTTTAATTAAAGATAAACGTCTCATAAGTGCTACTATGTTATAATAAATACATTGCCGTTTTTCATGGGAGGCTAAATATGATAGGAAAATTACTTTTAAATAGATATGAGTTATTAGAGAAAATTGGCGAAGGCGGTATGGGAACTGTCTATAAAGCAAAGTGCCACTTGTTAAATAGATTTGTCGCTGTAAAGATATTAAAAGCAGAGTTAAGTAATGATGAAGAGTTTGTTTTAAGATTTAAAAGGGAAGCTACTTCAATCGCAAGATTGTCACATCCAAATATCGTGAATATTCATGATGTTGGTGCAGAAAACCATATTAATTTTATAGTTATGGAATATATTAATGGAATAACATTAAAGCAATTAATAAATGAAAATGTTAGACTTACTTCGCAAAAGGCTTTAGATATCTCACTCCAAATAGCCAAAGCACTTCAATGTGCACATATTAACAATGTAATTCATAGAGATATAAAACCGGATAATATCATGATAACAGAAGATAATATAGTTAAGGTTATGGATTTTGGAATAGCTAAAGTTGCTGATTCAAGAACCATAACCAATTCTAGTAAAGTTATGGGTACCGTACACTATTTTTCTCCAGAACAAGCAAAAGGAAATTTTATAGATTGTAGAACAGACATATATTCCTTAGGTATTGTAATGTATGAAATGATTACTGGACAAGTACCTTATAATTCAGAAAGCTCTATTTCCATAGCTATAATGCATATTCATGAACCCGTTACTGCGCCCAAAGAAATCATTACAGATATTCCTGAAAATATAAACCAGGTAATTTTGAAGGCAATGCAAAAAGAGCCTTTTAAAAGATACCAAACGGCTAAGGACATGGCAGATATAATAAATGCAATTAAAGAAGATTCTAATTATGAAGTTAAGGTAAATAATGACCTAGATGATGCTACAAATATTATGGGTGCAACAATATTTTCTGATATAAAAGACAATTTCACAACGGTTATGAGTGGAGCATCCATCGCTGAAAAAGCAGCAAATAAAAAAGATAACGAAGTAATAACGGGGAATGAGAAGACCGTTAATAATAAAAAGGCAGTAATTATTATTGCCTCAATTATTTTAGTTGTGATTGCTTCCATTTTAGGTAAATTTATATCCAACGGGACTTCTATTAATACACCAGCTCCCATTGTCGAAACTACAGTTCCAAAAGCAGATGAAAAATTACAGTCAGATGAGATACAGCATGTTGATAAAAAACAACAGGCAGATGAACAACTATCCGTTGTTGAAAATAAATTTGTGCCCTCACTTATTGGAAGGACCCAAGATATTGCAAATCAGACTGTAGTTAATAATGGCTTTATGCTTGGCAATATTTCAAATGAATATAGTGATAGTATTGCTCAGGGTTTAGTTATTAGTCAATCACCTGAGGTAAATACATCCTATGAAAAAGATGGCAAAGTAGATTTAGTTATAAGCCAAGGAAAAAAAATTGAACAGGTTACTGTCCCACAATTAAATGGCAAAACCCTTGATGATGCTAAAGAAATTCTAGATAACATTCAATTAGAGCTTGGGGAGAAAACACCTATAAATATGGATGACAAAGCCCGTAAGGGCAATCATTCCAAAAATAACAATAAAAAAATATTCATGCAAAATGCCGAGGCCGGTACCCTTGTAGATATAGGAACAAAAATAAATGTTTCTTATTATGGAAGTAAAAAGGATTTATCTAAGTAAATCAAAGGATTAGCAATGAGGAATTTTATGTAAAATTCTCATTACTAATCCTTTTAAATTCCATTCTGAAATGTCATTAACTAACTAATCATTTTTATCATTATATACAAAGTTGCAAGGTTTTCCTTCACAATTTAAAACTTCTTCATCATCTTTGCCAGTATAAATTTTTTTATTGTCTACGTCAACTTCTGATTTGTCAATTTCAGATATATCATTCTCCGCTAATAATTTTTCAATATCTGTTGACATAGCTGACGGCTCAATTGTTGGTTCATATCTTCCGACTACATTGCCATCTCTACCAATAAGGAATTTTGTAAAATTCCATTTCACTGAATCCCCTTCTAGGAATTCAGGAAATCTTTTGTAGAGTATATCATTAAGTTTTTTTTCATTAGGCTTATTCAGATCAAAACCTCTGAAAGTTGCTTCCTCTGTCAAATATTTAAAAAGCGGAAGGGCATTTTCCCCTCTTACATCACCCTTCTCGAACAATTGAAAACTCACTCCATAATTAATTGTGCAGAAATTCTTTATTTCATTGCTTTCACCTGGTTCCTGCCCAGCAAATTGATTGCTTGGATAGCCTAGTATTTCAAAGTCCTTATCCTTGTACTGTTCATAAATCTTCTCCAAACCCTCATACTGTGGTGTAAATCCACACTTACTTGCTGTATTAACTATAACCAATACCTTTCCCCTATATTGTTCCAAAGATATTTCTTCACCATCGATTGTAATTGCTTTAAAATCATAAATTGACATTTGCTATCCCTCCATATTATATAAATTTATCCATATTAAAATGTTATCATTAACATTATAGTATTCCTATTTCAACAAATAATTCTCAACTTTTATTGGTTATAACGACAATTTTTTTAATAAACACCAATAAATATTTCTTAATAATTATTATTGTTTGTATTGTATAAAGATATTATATCATAGAAATAAAATAAAGTACACTTAAAATTCATTTTGAAAGGACTCAATAAAGAATGTAACAGATAGAACTTAATTTTACCCGCTCAAAAAAATATAAATAGATTTGCAAAAGCAACCTACTTATATTTCCGAATTTTTTATCTAAATGAAGTTTTTAATGCTTCTTTTAATATCCTCGTATTCTTTCTATAAGGAGTTACTGGACAAATAGTTTTATCTTTTACATCAAATAACGTGTATATCGCAATTCTTGCTGCGCGTACAGAATATTCTTCTGTAAATACCATATCTTCTGGAATTTCAACGAACTGGCTAATCATAGCGAAATTTGTTGAGCATTCTGGTACAACACTTGGACGATCAGTCATCTTCCGAGGCTGGAACTGAGCATCTACATACGGCATCATACATGGAATAACATTAATTATAGTGTCCATAATTTCCTCTTGCTTGTCTTCCATATGCATGTGGTGTAGAAGTTCTATTAGCATTTCCTCACCTGTACAATCACGCATTGATTTCTTTACAAAATCACCAACTTTATCAGTATATATGCTATAGCCCCAGAACATAGTTGTATCAATGGGCTGATTTTTAAAGTGTGGTTGAGCTGCAACAACTATGCTCATTAACCAATTAGAATCCTTAAATGTCATTAATGCGCCACTACCTGGAATATTAGTGGAGAATTTTTCAATTAGGTTTAACAATTTATTACCCTTACAAGTCACGGTAAAGCTTTCCCAATTAGTTTCATTTGCATGTCCAAAGAAGGGTTCTGGATTTCCAAGACCTCTTTTCTTTTTAGCTATTTTCGCCCAAAGTTCACCAGATATTGGTTTGCTTGGATTATATTCTGCAGGTGTGTACATATCACCAAGAGTTGCGCAGTCAGTCATGCATCCATTTGTCATAATGCAAACGTCTCTAGGGTTTAACTGAATAACCCTTTCACCTTCTTTTTCTTCTATATGCATAGCCGTTACTGTAATTTCATCTCCTGATTTGAAATCTAAATCAGTTACAGTTGCATTTATACTAAAATCAACTCCAAAGTTATCTAAGTAAGCTTTTAATGGAAGAATAACAGACTCATATTGATTGTACTGAGTACGTGTAACCCCCTCTAAAGTTTCAATACGAGAAAATTCAAAAATCATACGTTCCATGTAACGCTTAAACTCAAAAAGACTGGACCATTTTTGGAAAGCAAAGGTTGTTTGCCACATATACCAAAAATTAGTTTCAAAGAAATGTGGCGTATGACTAAACCATTCCTCAATAGTCTTATTATCTAATTTTTCTCCTGAAGTAATCATAAGTTTTCCAAGAGCCATACGATCGGAATTATTAAAGCCCATACTAGTCACATCTAGAATTACTCCATCTTTATCAATTAACCGTGCCTGTGCATGTGTTGGGTGTAAATGATCAAAATTAAGAATTTCTTCTTTAACGCTTTTACCCGGCATATCTAGGGATGGTATACCTGAAAACAATTCCCAAAAATTCTCATAGGTTTCTTCATTTAACATTCTACCGCCACGGCATACATAACCATTTATGGCATCTCCTGCACCATCGTTACTGCCTCCTAAGATTTTCATTCCTTCAATAATATGAATATTTTCTCCTTTAAAGTTACAATCTCGTACAAGATAAGCAGCACCAGCTAAGGAAGCTAACCCTCCACCAATAAAATAAACTTGTCTATCTTCATTATTTCTATTTTCTGATAAATCTATCGTTGTTTTAGAATTATTTTTAAACTTCTTTGCACTAATAGTTGCTACAGCAGCCGCACCAGCTATTGCACCTAACGTAAGTAATACGTTCATACCATTTTTGCTTGATTTTTTACTCATAAAATTTCCCTCCATTTTGTCCCGTTAATAATAAATATCTTATCTATTATTATAAACCTAGTAACGTTAATTGTATTTACACACTTTTGAGTGTTTGTCTAAAAAACACGTGAAATTTAATTTTCTATTATAGAACTATCTACAAAAAATCCATATTTATGGTGTATAATTACTATTAAAACTAGTTTTTGTAGGTGATTATTATGTCTGAATCAATAATAACAGAAAAGGCCCTTGCTTTATCCTTAAAACAATTAATGAAAACAGTTCCTTTGTCAAAGATTTCAATTCAAAACATTGCAGACAATTGTAGACTTAATAGACAAACATTTTATTATCATTTTAAAGATAAATTCGATCTTGTGAATTGGATTTATTACACTGAAGTTACAGAATGCATCGCTAACTGCAATCGTTATGAAAATTGGACTGATGGCATGTATAGAACCTTGTGCTACCTAATGAATAATAATTCCTTTTATATTAATGCGCTTAACACACCTGGTCAAAATGCTTTTAATGGATATTTCTTTGACTTTAGTTGCGAACTTATTATGGGGATTGTTAATGATGTATCCTTAGGCATGAATGTTCCTGATATGGACAAAAAGTTTATTGCTGATTTTTATACCCATGCTTTTGTAGGTATAATCGTTCAGTGGATTAAAACCGGCATGAAAGACTCACCTCAAATCATGGTAGAAAAGATGCGAAATGTGGTTGAAGGCAGCATGCTTGGTGCTTTATCTAGACATTAATGAGGACGGTTGTCCAATCTTCTTTTTATAGAAAAATGGACAACCGTCCCATTAATTATCACCTTCGGTGCTATTTATCACCTTCGGTGCTATTCATCTTCTTCGAAGCTGAACTGTGATTAGCTTATTTCAATATCATAGATTTAAGTGCATTTATTTCTTTACTTAAGTTATCATCCTTCATCATTTCAAGGGCAGAATTAATTAGTACACGAACATCATGCTGTCCTTTATAAATAGGTGTAACTCTTTTATTTAGATTTAGGAATTTATAAACAGCAGTTTGTGCGCCTCTTACAGAATAATCCATAGTAAATACTACATCATCTTCTATTTCACAAAACTGTCCAAGTAATGCTAAATTAGTTGAACCTTCTGGAATAACTTGTGGTCTATCGCCCTTTTCTCTAGTTAAAAATTGTGCTGTTGTAAAAGGTAGTATACAAGGTATACAAATAGACGTTTTAAGAATCTTCTCCATATCCTCTTTAAAGTTTAGGTGATATAATACCTCAGTTAATATTTCCTCACCAGTACAATCCACCATCCTCTTCTTTATGAAATCACCTTTTGCATATGGGAACAAAGAATAACCCCAGAAAGTTTGTATGTTATCAGGTTGATTAAGAAAATGTGGTTGATTGTGTACAACTATTGTCATGAGCCATGCAGAATCTCTAAATGTCATATGAGCACCAGTTCCTGGTTGATTTCCTGAGAATTCTATTATTCTTTTATACATTGTTGGGTCTTTAAGAGTAACTGTGAAAGACTGCCACATTGATTCTTCAACACGTTCATCAAAGACTTGAGGTTTACCAAACTCAGGACGTCCCTTAGCAATTTTCTCCCAAAGATCCCATGCTCCACCTACACTTTTGTCGTTAATCTTTGCTGGTGTAGTCATTGATCCAAGGCTAGTACCCGCTGTTAAAGAGCCGATAGTAGCAAATGCAAGGTCTCCCTCTCCAACTTCTATTCTAGTTTCTTTCCCATTTTTTTCACATTTGAATGCTGTAACCGTAGTTTCAGTATCTGATGGTTTAAATTCAAAATCAGTTACCCTGCAATCTAATTCAAAATTAACACCTTGCGCCTCTAACCATTTTGTCATAGGTAATAACATTGAATCATATTGATTATATGGTGTACGACGTATTCCAGATAAATCACTTAGACGTGGTAATTCTTGAATAAATCTATGAAGATATCTCTTTAATTCTTTAGCACTGTGCCAAGTTTCAAATGCAAAGAGTGTAGTCCATTGAAGCCAGAAGTTTGATTTAAAAAATGGTTCTGGGAAACATTCTCTAATAGTTTTTGTTCCCAAAGAATCTTCAGAATTAATCATTATATCCATTAATGCCATTCTATCAGCGCGAACAAGTCCCAAAGCTGATACATCAGTTATTTTAGCATCATTATCTATTAATCTAGCTTTTGCATGGGTATGAATTTTTTTATTAAAAGCATTAAATTCATCAAGTATTGAAACTTTAGGATCAGTT from the Clostridium sp. CM027 genome contains:
- the dhaS gene encoding dihydroxyacetone kinase transcriptional activator DhaS codes for the protein MSESIITEKALALSLKQLMKTVPLSKISIQNIADNCRLNRQTFYYHFKDKFDLVNWIYYTEVTECIANCNRYENWTDGMYRTLCYLMNNNSFYINALNTPGQNAFNGYFFDFSCELIMGIVNDVSLGMNVPDMDKKFIADFYTHAFVGIIVQWIKTGMKDSPQIMVEKMRNVVEGSMLGALSRH
- a CDS encoding oleate hydratase, encoding MRFNFDQTIDVEKINAYMVGAGLASLSAAVFLIRDGHVPGKNIHIYEELNITGGSMDGSGDAENGYVIRGGRMFDREAYACTFGVMESIPSLTDPKVSILDEFNAFNKKIHTHAKARLIDNDAKITDVSALGLVRADRMALMDIMINSEDSLGTKTIRECFPEPFFKSNFWLQWTTLFAFETWHSAKELKRYLHRFIQELPRLSDLSGIRRTPYNQYDSMLLPMTKWLEAQGVNFELDCRVTDFEFKPSDTETTVTAFKCEKNGKETRIEVGEGDLAFATIGSLTAGTSLGSMTTPAKINDKSVGGAWDLWEKIAKGRPEFGKPQVFDERVEESMWQSFTVTLKDPTMYKRIIEFSGNQPGTGAHMTFRDSAWLMTIVVHNQPHFLNQPDNIQTFWGYSLFPYAKGDFIKKRMVDCTGEEILTEVLYHLNFKEDMEKILKTSICIPCILPFTTAQFLTREKGDRPQVIPEGSTNLALLGQFCEIEDDVVFTMDYSVRGAQTAVYKFLNLNKRVTPIYKGQHDVRVLINSALEMMKDDNLSKEINALKSMILK
- a CDS encoding oleate hydratase; translation: MSKKSSKNGMNVLLTLGAIAGAAAVATISAKKFKNNSKTTIDLSENRNNEDRQVYFIGGGLASLAGAAYLVRDCNFKGENIHIIEGMKILGGSNDGAGDAINGYVCRGGRMLNEETYENFWELFSGIPSLDMPGKSVKEEILNFDHLHPTHAQARLIDKDGVILDVTSMGFNNSDRMALGKLMITSGEKLDNKTIEEWFSHTPHFFETNFWYMWQTTFAFQKWSSLFEFKRYMERMIFEFSRIETLEGVTRTQYNQYESVILPLKAYLDNFGVDFSINATVTDLDFKSGDEITVTAMHIEEKEGERVIQLNPRDVCIMTNGCMTDCATLGDMYTPAEYNPSKPISGELWAKIAKKKRGLGNPEPFFGHANETNWESFTVTCKGNKLLNLIEKFSTNIPGSGALMTFKDSNWLMSIVVAAQPHFKNQPIDTTMFWGYSIYTDKVGDFVKKSMRDCTGEEMLIELLHHMHMEDKQEEIMDTIINVIPCMMPYVDAQFQPRKMTDRPSVVPECSTNFAMISQFVEIPEDMVFTEEYSVRAARIAIYTLFDVKDKTICPVTPYRKNTRILKEALKTSFR